In a single window of the Cervus elaphus chromosome 1, mCerEla1.1, whole genome shotgun sequence genome:
- the LOC122702977 gene encoding olfactory receptor 4P4-like, translating to MEDRNNVTEFILLGLSTDKKVRILCFLFFLFCYLAIWLGNLIIMISISCSQLITQPMYFFLNCLALSDLFYTSTVTPKLMTDLLLERKVISYKNCMTQLFTTHFFGGIEVFILTGMAYDRYVAICKPLHYAIIMNRQRRHSILIASGAGGLLHSLGLFLLAIVLPFCGPNEIDHYFCDVYPLLKLACIDTHKIGFFVIANSGLMGLVIFVVLMASYILILYNVRTYSAESRHKALSTCSSHITVVILFFIPVIFVYIRPATTLPEDKVFTLFYTIIVPMLNPLIYTLRNMEMKNSIRRVWCNKRFWEGRLMI from the coding sequence ATGGAAGATAGAAATAATGTTACTGAATTTATTCTCTTGGGACTTTCTACGGACAAGAAAGTCCGGatcctctgctttttatttttcttattctgttaCCTGGCTATTTGGTTGGGGAACTTGATCATCATGATTTCTATTTCATGCAGTCAGCTAATCACCCagcccatgtacttcttccttaaCTGCCTTGCACTCTCAGATCTCTTCTACACCTCCACTGTGACACCCAAACTCATGACTGACTTACTGCTGGAGAGAAAGGTCATTTCCTATAAAAACTGCATGACACAGCTTTTCACCACACATTTCTTTGGGGGGATTGAGGTCTTCATCCTCACAGgaatggcctatgaccgctatgtggccatctgcaaacctCTCCACTACGCCATCATCATGAACAGGCAAAGACGTCACTCAATTCTCATAGCATCAGGTGCCGGGGGACTTCTTCATTCTCTTGGTCTATTTCTTCTTGCAATTGTTTTACCTTTCTGTGGCCCTAATGAAATAGATCACTATTTCTGTGATGTATATCCTTTGTTGAAACTAGCCTGCATTGATACACACAAAATTGGCTTTTTTGTCATTGCCAATTCTGGCTTGATGGGACTGGtgatctttgtggttttgatggCCTCCTACATTTTGATTTTGTATAACGTACGCACATATTCTGCAGAAAGCCGCCATAAAGCACTTTCCACCTGTAGTTCCCACATCACAGTCGTGATCCTCTTTTTCATACCTGTCATCTTTGTTTACATTAGACCTGCCACAACATTACCAGAAGATAAAGTGTTTACACTCTTCTACACAATTATTGTCCCCATGCTCAACCCGCTTATCTACACACTTAGAAACATGGAGATGAAAAATTCCATAAGAAGAGTTTGGTGCAATAAAAGGTTCTGGGAAGGAAGGCTAATGATTTGA